The genomic window GCGTGTTGCAGATTGCCTGCCACGAAGACGCCATCCCGCCGGATGAGCTGTACCGCATCTGCGAGAAGGCTCGCAGCCTGTGCTCCGGGGCTTTCTGCGTCGGCCGTGTGATTGCCCGTCCGTTCACCGGCAAACCAGGCTCGTTCGAACGGACAGCGGGACGCAAGGACTTCTCCTGCCCGCCGCCTCATCCGACCCTGCTCGACAACGTCAAGGAATCCGGCCTGCCGGTTGTGGGCATCGGCAAGGTGGATGACCTATTCGCGGGGCGGGGATTCACCGAGACCCATCACTCGGTGGTCAACTCTGACTGTCTGCAACAGACCGTCGACGCAATGGAGAGAACCCGTGTCGGACTGATCTTCACCAACCTGGTCCAGTTCGACATGGACTGGGGACATCGGAACGACCCTGCCGCCTTTGCGTCCGGAATGAAGGAGTTCGATAGCTTCCTGCCCAGTATCCTGAACGGCTTAAGGCAAGACGATCTGCTGTTCATCACAGCCGACCACGGCAACGACCCGACGACGCGCTCCACCGACCATTCCCGCGAGTACGTACCCCTACTCGCACTCGGGACGGCCTTCAAGCAAGGTGTCGACCTCGGTTCCCGGTCGACCCTTGCCGACCTGGGCCAGACCGCAGCCGAGTACCTGAAGGCGAAGCCGACGGTAGACGGCAGGAGCTTTCTGAAGGAGATAGGAACATGAACAAGAGCACTCAGGCACGTCTGCTACGCGCCGCTCGTGCCGCCTCGAGGAACGCTTACGCTCCGTTCTCGAAGCTCAGGGTCGGTGCGGCAGCACTGGCTACCAGTGGCCGCATCTTCTCCGGCTGCAACGTAGAGAATAGCTCGTACGGCCTGACCGTCTGCGCGGAGCGCGTGGCTATCTTCAAGGCAGTGTCAGCCGGGCAGCGCGACATACGAGCGGTGATGGTCTACGCGGACACGCCAGAACTCACGCCGCCATGTGGCGCGTGCCTGCAGGTGATTGCGGAGTTCTCGGAGAATCCGGAGGTAGTGCTGTCGAACGGACGCGCCGCAAGGACGAATCGACTGCGGCAACTCCTGCCGCACGGATTCCGGCTGTAGTCAGGCTTGGGACACGATCCGAAATCCGAGGAGGATTTCGGTCATGTCCCGCGCCTCCCGCCCGGAAAACTCGGGACAGTCACTGGCCGCTGGTCGCGGCCGCAGTCCGGTACAGTCTCGGTTTTCCCGCCACGGTCGACGCCGCTTGGTGCCTTGGTGTCTTGGTGGTAGGACTCTGACCTACTTGATTCGTTCGAGGCCGTGCATGTACGGCCTCAAGACCTCGGGGACCACAACCGTACCGTCGGCCTGCTGGTTGTTCTCCAGTATCGCCACGAAGACCCGCGGCAGGGCAAGCGCAGAGCCGTTCAGCGCGTGTGGGAAGAACGTCTTGCCATCCTTGCCTCTAGCCCGTATCCCTCCGCGACGAGTCTGGTAGTCCCCACAGGCCGATATCGACGACACCTCGAGCCAACGTTCCTGGCCCGCGGCCCACGCTTCAAGGTCATAGGTCTTGGCCGATTGGTGTGCCATATCCCACGCTGCGAGTCGCTTGACCTGGTAGGGCAACCCGAGGTCGCGCAACAGGCTCTCGCCTTCTGAGCGCATCTCCTCCAGCGCCTGGTATGCAGCCTCGGGACGGACGATGCGAACGAGTTCCACCTTGTCGAACTGATGCACGCGGATCATCCCGCGCACATCCTTGCCGTACGAGCCGGCCTCGCGCCGGAAGCTGGGCGTGTAGGCGACGTACTTGAGCGGCAGCTGTGGCTCCGGAATGGTCTGGCCGCGGTGGTAGTTCACCAGTTGCGGCTCGGCAGTGGGCACGAGGTAGAGCTCATCCTGGGTCTTGTACATCTCGGTCTCGAGATGGGGCAATTGCCCGGTCGCCTCGAGCGTGGCCGCGTTGGCGAGGAACGGCGGTGAAACCTCGATGTAGCCGTGTCGTCGCGTGTTCGTGTCGAGGAAATAGTTGATGAGCGCCCGCTCCAGCAGCGCGCCATGCCCCTTGAACACGACGAATCTGGAGCCGGCCAGCCGGGAAGCGGCCTCAAGGTCGATTACGCCCAGCGCTTCGCCGAGATCCCAATGTGCGAGCGGCTTGAACTCGAACTTGCGCGGCTCGCCCCATTGGCCGACGATTTCCTCTTCGGCCGTAACCGACGGGTGCACAACGTTAGGCAGTTGCTTCGCCAGTTCCGCCTGTTCGGCCTCGATACTGGTCACGTCGGCGTCAAGCTGCTTCACGAGGTCGGATACTTCGCGCGCCTCTGCCATCTCGGCCACGCACTCGCGCTTCTCCTTCTTGGCTAGCCCCACTGCTTCGGAGACCTGCTTCTGTCGGTGCCGCGCCTCGTCGCGGTCCTTCGCCAGCCGGCGACGATCGGCGTCGAGCCCGAGTATCCGCTCGATATCGAGCGGGCTGCGCCGCAAGGCGAGCATTCGCCTGGCCTCGTCCGGATTCTCGCGAATCAGTCTGATGTCCACGGCTGGATTCTAGAGCAAAGTGATCCAGTGTTCCAGTGATCTAGTGGTCGAGTGACGGCGTGCTTCCACTTGACCACTAGACCTCTTGACCACCTGCCTGTCTGACGGCCTTGACCAGAAGGTCGTATTCGATGTTCACTTTGTCGCCGGCGCGGCGTTGCTTGAGACTGGTGTTCTCCCATGTGTGAGGAATGATGTTGACTGCGAACTCACCGGGACGCACGGACGCCACCGTCAGGCTGATTCCGTCCACGCAGACCGATCCCTTCTCAACCAGCGGCCGGGAGTGGCGCCGATCGGTCTCGACGGCAAGTACCCAGTAACCTGAATGCCGCTCGATCCGGCGGACCTTGCCGACTTCGTCCACGTGTCCCTGCACGAAGTGGCCGCCCATCCTG from candidate division WOR-3 bacterium includes these protein-coding regions:
- a CDS encoding phosphopentomutase produces the protein MPESRVVVLLLDGVGCGELPDAHLYGDKGSNTLANLAKVVGGLNLPSLSQLGLGNIIPIQGVPPQEKPEACFGKMAEQSFGKDSTTGHWEIAGLVTHEAFPLFPYGFPPELMQKLGQAIGRKTIGNRAASGTEIIKELGEEHLRKGFPIVYTSADSVLQIACHEDAIPPDELYRICEKARSLCSGAFCVGRVIARPFTGKPGSFERTAGRKDFSCPPPHPTLLDNVKESGLPVVGIGKVDDLFAGRGFTETHHSVVNSDCLQQTVDAMERTRVGLIFTNLVQFDMDWGHRNDPAAFASGMKEFDSFLPSILNGLRQDDLLFITADHGNDPTTRSTDHSREYVPLLALGTAFKQGVDLGSRSTLADLGQTAAEYLKAKPTVDGRSFLKEIGT
- a CDS encoding cytidine deaminase, with product MNKSTQARLLRAARAASRNAYAPFSKLRVGAAALATSGRIFSGCNVENSSYGLTVCAERVAIFKAVSAGQRDIRAVMVYADTPELTPPCGACLQVIAEFSENPEVVLSNGRAARTNRLRQLLPHGFRL
- the serS gene encoding serine--tRNA ligase produces the protein MLALRRSPLDIERILGLDADRRRLAKDRDEARHRQKQVSEAVGLAKKEKRECVAEMAEAREVSDLVKQLDADVTSIEAEQAELAKQLPNVVHPSVTAEEEIVGQWGEPRKFEFKPLAHWDLGEALGVIDLEAASRLAGSRFVVFKGHGALLERALINYFLDTNTRRHGYIEVSPPFLANAATLEATGQLPHLETEMYKTQDELYLVPTAEPQLVNYHRGQTIPEPQLPLKYVAYTPSFRREAGSYGKDVRGMIRVHQFDKVELVRIVRPEAAYQALEEMRSEGESLLRDLGLPYQVKRLAAWDMAHQSAKTYDLEAWAAGQERWLEVSSISACGDYQTRRGGIRARGKDGKTFFPHALNGSALALPRVFVAILENNQQADGTVVVPEVLRPYMHGLERIK
- a CDS encoding riboflavin synthase, whose translation is MFTGLIETVGRVERSAGRQGNRVFTLQALFAGELKLGESVAVNGCCLTVTKTDKKTFDVEAVAATLEATTLGRLQTGDAVNLERALRAGDRMGGHFVQGHVDEVGKVRRIERHSGYWVLAVETDRRHSRPLVEKGSVCVDGISLTVASVRPGEFAVNIIPHTWENTSLKQRRAGDKVNIEYDLLVKAVRQAGGQEV